A genomic window from Candidatus Obscuribacter sp. includes:
- a CDS encoding YfhO family protein — MNEGNHPNRTELASSKLYWRLLAFSALAGLVYLAVIFSGSLFSGAILAYEDGRVQNYPAFASPGTLWTPLLCCGLPVLADPQVSTFYPLMQLCRLLPFGYNWYVLSAYLIAFVSSTALAYRLSRSRYGALIAGVVYGGSGFLISELNHVQIVHTVALLPLLLLFADLVSAGKKQVDDKRLGLKALALTVLVACSIFAGHPQTCFYGLFLTALYPLFGKSRKGAGWLMHFTQAVLPVWLCLFAGVLLAAVQLLPSLELSQLSYRTHFAFSDFLTGQLGFNDFLGFAFPYVLGGRYGTLQGMTVVNQGPPPGYLFFGFAPLLFSLFMIVKCWREPVVRFFAVVWLLALLFVLGNATPLAQLVYMIPGFGSFRGLYRMLLMVSVAVAMLTALAIARLEILSKRPGTSGAFDLSKLIARHGIKRHLYFMLYLILGGLSYNFLLGTLPLLIYLLAPLKKYRQLFLLATVSLSLMTYGMEADWKHNVVTWASMQAPVESAKLKETLQKEQTRIFTLKGLEGGEHEFLPNLSRLWGVPNASGYEPLVPWRYARLLHMAEGGFIQPPWLFTAENRAFDVASIKYVIAPEVEVTPRIIDENAKDAWTYLQPDRGAAYLENKRVLPRYRFATRVVAVTDDMAVNAIRTGQYPGGVFDPVDTVLLARLGDGMASAAEAQLPSSAGAPPAELKYSNLVESDTSSKLHVSLSQPAYLVISDQYYPGWTATVDGAETHLLRANLCFRAIKLDKGEHDVTMEYKPESLRLAYGVSGVGLVLLLLMLLV, encoded by the coding sequence ATGAATGAAGGCAACCACCCCAACAGGACTGAGCTAGCGAGCTCAAAGCTGTACTGGCGTTTGCTGGCGTTTAGTGCGCTGGCTGGATTGGTATACCTTGCCGTGATCTTTAGCGGCAGCTTATTCAGTGGTGCCATCCTCGCCTATGAAGATGGGCGCGTGCAAAACTATCCAGCCTTTGCCTCCCCTGGCACGCTCTGGACTCCACTGTTATGTTGTGGTTTGCCCGTTTTAGCCGATCCACAAGTCAGTACTTTTTATCCATTGATGCAGCTTTGTCGGCTTTTGCCTTTTGGCTACAACTGGTATGTGCTCAGTGCTTATCTAATCGCCTTTGTAAGCTCTACAGCTCTGGCTTATCGTCTCTCACGCTCACGCTACGGCGCTCTCATCGCTGGTGTTGTATACGGTGGCAGTGGGTTTTTGATATCTGAGCTAAATCATGTACAAATAGTGCATACTGTAGCGCTTTTGCCCCTGCTTTTGCTGTTTGCGGATTTAGTCTCGGCTGGCAAAAAGCAGGTCGATGACAAACGGCTCGGTCTTAAGGCCCTGGCGCTCACTGTGCTTGTTGCTTGCTCAATCTTTGCTGGACATCCCCAGACTTGTTTTTATGGTTTGTTTTTGACAGCACTTTATCCACTATTTGGTAAGAGCCGCAAAGGTGCTGGCTGGCTCATGCACTTTACCCAGGCGGTACTACCTGTCTGGCTCTGTCTCTTTGCCGGAGTGCTTTTGGCAGCAGTGCAGCTTTTGCCATCTCTGGAGTTGTCTCAGCTAAGTTACCGCACCCACTTCGCCTTTTCGGATTTTTTGACCGGTCAATTGGGCTTCAATGACTTCCTCGGTTTTGCCTTCCCTTATGTGCTTGGGGGACGATACGGCACACTCCAGGGCATGACCGTGGTCAATCAAGGACCACCGCCTGGTTATCTGTTCTTTGGTTTTGCGCCGCTATTGTTCTCGCTCTTTATGATAGTTAAGTGCTGGCGTGAGCCTGTTGTCAGGTTTTTTGCTGTGGTGTGGTTGCTTGCTTTGCTATTTGTCCTGGGCAATGCCACCCCGCTGGCTCAGCTTGTCTACATGATCCCGGGCTTTGGTAGCTTTAGAGGGCTCTACCGGATGCTCTTGATGGTATCAGTGGCAGTGGCTATGCTGACTGCTCTAGCTATTGCCCGGCTCGAGATACTAAGCAAGAGACCTGGTACAAGCGGTGCTTTTGACCTGAGTAAGCTGATTGCACGACATGGTATCAAGCGTCACCTTTACTTTATGCTTTATCTCATATTGGGCGGTCTCAGCTATAACTTTTTGCTCGGCACTTTGCCACTCTTGATCTATCTGCTTGCTCCACTCAAAAAATACAGACAATTGTTTTTGCTTGCTACAGTCTCGCTCAGTCTGATGACTTATGGCATGGAGGCTGATTGGAAGCACAATGTTGTCACCTGGGCCTCTATGCAGGCACCAGTGGAAAGCGCCAAACTAAAAGAGACATTGCAAAAAGAGCAAACTCGAATCTTTACTCTTAAAGGTTTGGAAGGTGGAGAGCATGAGTTTTTGCCTAATCTATCTCGTCTGTGGGGCGTGCCCAATGCCTCTGGCTATGAGCCGCTTGTGCCCTGGCGCTACGCCCGTTTGTTGCATATGGCAGAGGGCGGCTTTATCCAGCCACCATGGTTATTTACTGCCGAAAATAGAGCTTTTGACGTAGCCTCTATCAAGTATGTAATTGCTCCAGAAGTGGAAGTGACACCGCGCATCATTGACGAAAATGCTAAAGATGCATGGACTTATCTGCAACCGGATAGAGGGGCTGCATATCTGGAGAACAAAAGAGTACTGCCCCGTTATCGCTTTGCTACAAGAGTGGTGGCGGTGACTGATGATATGGCTGTAAATGCCATCCGTACTGGTCAATATCCAGGCGGAGTATTTGACCCCGTGGATACAGTATTGCTTGCCAGGCTGGGTGACGGTATGGCCAGTGCTGCTGAGGCGCAGCTGCCGTCATCTGCTGGTGCTCCTCCGGCTGAGCTCAAATACAGCAATTTAGTGGAGTCCGATACCTCCAGTAAGCTGCATGTATCGCTCAGTCAGCCTGCCTATTTAGTGATAAGCGATCAGTATTATCCCGGTTGGACTGCCACTGTGGACGGTGCCGAGACCCATTTGTTGCGAGCTAATCTTTGCTTCCGTGCAATTAAACTAGATAAGGGTGAGCACGATGTGACGATGGAGTACAAGCCCGAGTCTTTGCGTCTGGCTTATGGCGTCAGTGGCGTCGGGCTGGTGTTGCTGTTGCTTATGCTTTTGGTTTAA
- a CDS encoding serine/threonine protein kinase — translation MSDTKKINGDSNDSSLHTGVVTIGSIIGQDYRLLQLIGQGGMGVVYKAEHRLIPGKIYAIKLLHAHAVTESNLKRFHREALALGKLSHQGIVRIYNFGLDSESNLYYVMEYLEGESLADYLKRQGPLTEPDCIRLLISVAKALGHAHRHGIIHRDLKPSNLMLCPVTDDPFGDVKIVDFGLVRLAIDNSEEKQALTATGEIFGTPYYMSPEQSVGADVTAASDVYSLGCTMFEALTGAPPFKGENAFKTLYMHQYQEPPWLKHVAASKDFSDGLEALIYKMLRKNPLERYQNMERLVQDLERLAQGLPIGFDATTGFETAPKAFAVTERQGTGTGWRVMSLLACVVLFLIVVAGYSAHWFLRLPLTSTSKPIANNTELSKLPAEDKDPSLLVYQSELNVKPGASLVELAKLSRRKFKKIVFDGEVSEGGWADIFAAVKTFKSTSEIYVCSMRLDEHETTALSNLPQAESLTLSNSRIALNSLAQSQLWRNCKNLYFEKIDPYQACPNEQLVVSTDNLLKAIGANNKLDTFAITRMRFGAAGLKSFLTGSKAQALIFSRCRITPQMLKDICQCRSVKTVYVYETFFDFEQVNNAVTGAPTLKRLVLTRPVIKAEAVQAVRERFGEFNDPSIHWTKDQISAIKKRGVDLEFKSSNYVFLPVFDDWRSQRDLITLPSKSEFANELELAH, via the coding sequence ATGAGTGATACCAAAAAGATCAACGGTGACTCAAACGATTCCTCTCTACATACGGGGGTTGTCACTATTGGCAGTATCATTGGTCAGGACTATCGATTGCTTCAATTGATTGGCCAGGGCGGTATGGGTGTGGTCTATAAGGCCGAGCACAGACTGATTCCTGGCAAAATATATGCAATTAAATTGTTGCATGCGCATGCTGTTACAGAGTCTAATCTCAAACGATTCCATCGAGAAGCTCTGGCTCTCGGCAAGCTCTCGCATCAAGGTATTGTGCGTATATACAATTTTGGGCTTGATAGCGAGAGCAATCTCTATTACGTCATGGAATACCTGGAAGGCGAGAGTCTAGCCGATTACCTCAAGCGCCAGGGACCGCTGACTGAGCCGGATTGCATAAGACTGTTGATCAGTGTGGCAAAAGCTCTTGGCCATGCTCACCGTCATGGCATTATCCACCGTGATCTTAAGCCCAGCAATCTGATGTTATGTCCAGTTACCGATGATCCTTTTGGCGATGTCAAAATTGTCGACTTTGGCCTGGTGCGTTTAGCAATCGATAACAGCGAAGAAAAGCAGGCTTTGACTGCCACTGGCGAAATATTTGGCACACCATATTATATGAGTCCGGAGCAATCAGTTGGTGCAGATGTCACTGCTGCTTCTGATGTTTATTCACTTGGTTGCACCATGTTTGAAGCCTTGACTGGGGCACCTCCGTTTAAGGGTGAAAATGCCTTTAAGACTCTTTATATGCATCAGTATCAGGAGCCGCCCTGGTTGAAGCATGTAGCTGCCAGTAAGGATTTTAGTGATGGTCTGGAAGCGTTGATCTACAAGATGCTACGCAAAAATCCACTTGAACGCTATCAAAACATGGAGCGACTGGTGCAGGACCTGGAGCGTCTGGCGCAGGGATTGCCCATTGGATTTGACGCTACAACTGGCTTTGAAACCGCCCCCAAAGCTTTTGCAGTGACTGAGCGCCAGGGAACGGGGACGGGCTGGCGTGTAATGAGTCTACTTGCTTGTGTGGTTTTGTTTTTGATTGTTGTTGCTGGTTATAGCGCGCATTGGTTTTTAAGGTTACCTTTGACCAGCACGAGTAAGCCTATTGCAAATAACACAGAACTATCCAAGTTGCCAGCCGAGGATAAAGATCCCTCTCTTCTGGTCTATCAGAGTGAGTTGAATGTAAAGCCAGGTGCCAGTTTGGTCGAGCTTGCAAAACTGTCTCGACGCAAATTCAAAAAGATAGTTTTTGATGGGGAAGTTTCTGAAGGCGGGTGGGCTGATATTTTTGCGGCTGTGAAAACGTTTAAAAGTACTAGCGAGATCTATGTTTGTAGTATGCGCTTGGATGAGCATGAAACCACTGCCTTGAGCAATTTGCCTCAAGCTGAATCGCTCACCTTAAGTAACAGTCGTATTGCTTTGAACTCTTTGGCGCAAAGCCAGCTCTGGAGAAATTGCAAGAATCTATATTTTGAGAAAATTGACCCCTACCAGGCGTGCCCGAATGAGCAATTAGTTGTTTCAACTGACAATCTGTTAAAGGCCATTGGCGCGAACAACAAGCTAGATACTTTTGCAATTACTCGTATGCGCTTTGGCGCCGCCGGGCTGAAGAGCTTTTTGACCGGAAGCAAAGCCCAAGCGTTGATTTTTAGTCGTTGTCGCATAACGCCTCAGATGTTAAAAGACATTTGTCAATGTCGAAGTGTAAAAACGGTCTATGTGTACGAAACCTTTTTTGACTTTGAGCAGGTCAATAACGCCGTTACTGGAGCGCCAACACTAAAGCGGTTAGTTTTGACGAGGCCAGTAATTAAGGCTGAAGCTGTGCAAGCTGTGCGTGAGCGCTTTGGGGAGTTTAATGATCCGAGCATTCACTGGACCAAAGATCAGATCTCCGCCATCAAGAAACGTGGCGTTGATCTAGAATTTAAGAGTTCTAATTATGTTTTTTTGCCTGTTTTTGATGATTGGCGAAGTCAAAGGGATCTGATCACATTGCCTTCAAAAAGTGAGTTCGCAAATGAACTGGAGTTAGCTCATTGA
- a CDS encoding tetratricopeptide repeat protein encodes MIEKLKLMGDSALSRGLYDEAEGYYQRALDGLGNSSEEPLVAEALRGIARCCLARGDYVKAERSANRAMAIDEDYWGPGCAQVGDSYFIMAEASRYQGALGRAEYFYGSALEYKRFHLGDDHAEVALIYARLCLTSLIHGLSPGLDELIALCHHNFKRVPTARDFVSYLDLREMLVYLLEANRNLEAEQLYKQSISAFARLFGTRSLEVVELERAYGHACQSRAGQSLMLNWKTRVHDTTSRTDDNLDSKFETLMAQKQYEQAEQVLVVMLRVARDRHGEHSPEVLHCLQKYVRLLRLLNRPEDLAVIEKSMSCF; translated from the coding sequence ATGATTGAAAAGCTCAAATTGATGGGGGATTCGGCTCTTAGCCGGGGGCTTTATGATGAGGCTGAGGGATATTATCAGCGGGCTTTAGATGGGCTTGGCAATAGCTCAGAAGAGCCTCTTGTTGCTGAGGCTTTGCGCGGTATTGCTCGCTGCTGTCTGGCTCGCGGCGACTACGTCAAAGCAGAGCGCAGTGCTAATAGAGCCATGGCCATTGATGAGGATTACTGGGGTCCTGGTTGTGCTCAAGTTGGTGATAGCTATTTTATTATGGCTGAGGCCAGTCGCTATCAAGGGGCTCTGGGTCGAGCTGAATATTTTTATGGCAGCGCTCTTGAGTACAAGAGATTTCACCTGGGTGATGACCATGCCGAGGTCGCTTTAATTTATGCCAGGCTCTGTTTGACCAGTTTAATACACGGCTTGAGTCCTGGTCTGGATGAGCTTATTGCACTTTGCCACCACAATTTTAAGCGTGTACCGACAGCTAGAGACTTTGTCTCCTATCTCGATTTGCGTGAGATGCTGGTTTATCTACTGGAGGCTAATCGCAATCTCGAGGCCGAGCAGCTCTACAAACAATCTATCAGTGCTTTTGCTCGTCTCTTTGGCACAAGATCACTTGAGGTTGTCGAGCTTGAGCGAGCATACGGGCATGCCTGCCAGAGTCGAGCTGGTCAGTCTCTTATGCTCAATTGGAAAACCAGAGTGCACGATACAACTAGCCGCACTGACGACAATCTCGATAGCAAATTTGAGACTTTGATGGCGCAAAAACAATATGAACAAGCTGAGCAAGTCTTGGTGGTGATGCTCCGCGTCGCTAGAGATCGCCATGGTGAGCACTCTCCCGAGGTCTTACATTGTCTGCAAAAGTACGTCAGACTTTTGCGTCTGCTCAACCGCCCCGAAGACCTGGCTGTTATAGAAAAATCAATGAGTTGCTTCTAG
- a CDS encoding redoxin domain-containing protein — protein sequence MNVSSKITQKLAALVVLTAAVSISADFADGGFVRAEPTKSKSSATLTEAQVGKQAPDFTLTDARGKKVSLSQFKGKLVVLEWFNHGCPFVKKHYEGGNMQSLQKTYTGQGVVWLSICSSAEGKQGFATGAEHLKAMEEKGAKPSYILIDADGKVGKLYQAKTTPHMFIVGKDGTLDYAGAIDDKETFDAADVKTAKNYVKAALDDMLKGKKPAVASTHSYGCSVKYQ from the coding sequence ATGAACGTCTCTTCCAAAATTACTCAAAAATTGGCTGCTCTGGTGGTCTTGACCGCCGCCGTGTCAATCTCTGCTGATTTTGCTGATGGTGGTTTTGTCCGCGCTGAGCCCACAAAGTCTAAGTCCAGCGCTACTCTTACTGAAGCACAAGTAGGTAAACAAGCGCCTGACTTTACGCTTACCGATGCCCGTGGCAAAAAAGTCTCGCTATCTCAATTTAAAGGCAAATTGGTGGTGCTTGAGTGGTTTAACCATGGCTGCCCTTTTGTCAAAAAGCACTATGAAGGTGGCAATATGCAGTCTTTGCAAAAGACTTATACCGGTCAAGGTGTAGTCTGGTTGTCAATCTGTAGCTCTGCCGAAGGTAAACAAGGGTTTGCCACAGGTGCTGAGCATCTCAAAGCGATGGAAGAAAAAGGTGCTAAGCCGTCCTATATATTGATTGACGCTGATGGCAAGGTTGGCAAGCTTTATCAAGCCAAGACCACACCCCATATGTTTATCGTGGGCAAAGATGGCACCCTTGATTATGCCGGCGCTATTGACGACAAAGAAACATTTGACGCAGCTGATGTTAAAACAGCCAAAAACTATGTCAAAGCTGCTCTTGACGATATGCTCAAAGGCAAAAAGCCAGCCGTTGCCTCTACCCACAGCTATGGCTGCTCCGTCAAATATCAATAA
- a CDS encoding CoA-binding protein — translation MDDLDRQIDSFLAAPAFGVAGASEDKRKYGHKVMVCYQQDGRKVYPINPKVDTVLGETCYANISAIPDKLESLSIITPPPVTEVLVDEAIKCGVKNIWMQPGAESPAAVQKAKDAGLNVIYGGPCLLVVLGYHE, via the coding sequence ATGGATGACCTTGACAGACAAATAGATAGCTTTTTGGCGGCCCCCGCCTTTGGTGTGGCAGGTGCCAGCGAGGACAAACGCAAATACGGACATAAAGTGATGGTTTGCTACCAGCAAGATGGTCGCAAAGTTTATCCAATCAATCCCAAAGTAGACACTGTACTGGGAGAGACTTGCTACGCCAATATCTCAGCTATTCCAGACAAACTTGAGTCTTTGTCAATAATCACACCTCCACCAGTGACCGAAGTACTGGTCGATGAAGCCATCAAATGCGGTGTCAAAAATATCTGGATGCAACCAGGTGCAGAGAGCCCTGCGGCAGTACAAAAAGCCAAAGACGCTGGACTAAACGTCATCTATGGTGGTCCCTGTCTACTTGTAGTGCTGGGCTATCACGAGTAA
- a CDS encoding tyrosine--tRNA ligase, translating into MLEQARELCRGAEVLPDGVTGLARKIMEAQKEGRKLRAKLGVDPTSTDLHLGHAVLFRMLRRFQDQGHQVVLIIGGFTAQIGDPTGRNSTRPPLNDEQVAANAQTYLDQMGLILDLSKTEVVNNNDWLAPLTMKEVIKLAASVTANQLLAKEAFGARLDQQQPVAFHELFYPLLQAYDSVAIKADIELGGTDQRFNILQGRELQPKYGQPAQMAMLLPLLEGTDGVKKMSKSYGNYIGLKEAPGEIFGKCMRIPDELILKYFELTTTLSGSEVDKIEADHLKGGNPKDAKLILARQVVLQYHGLEAADQALSDWQKVHSEGQVPTDMPSHTVSEETPVFRILSESKLVASNGEGKRLCQEGGVKLDGNQIKDPNQVIKVEPGQSMVLQVGRRKFVKLVGA; encoded by the coding sequence ATCCTTGAACAAGCCCGTGAGCTATGCCGCGGTGCTGAAGTCTTGCCAGATGGCGTCACAGGGCTGGCTCGCAAAATCATGGAAGCGCAGAAAGAAGGGCGCAAACTCAGGGCAAAGCTGGGCGTAGACCCCACCTCCACTGACCTGCACCTGGGTCATGCTGTGCTTTTCCGCATGCTCCGGAGGTTTCAGGATCAAGGACATCAAGTAGTTTTGATTATCGGTGGATTTACCGCCCAGATAGGCGATCCCACCGGTCGCAACAGCACCAGACCACCACTCAACGACGAGCAAGTGGCAGCCAATGCCCAGACCTATCTAGATCAAATGGGTCTGATCCTGGACTTGAGTAAGACCGAAGTAGTTAACAACAACGACTGGCTCGCTCCTCTCACCATGAAAGAAGTAATCAAGCTGGCTGCATCGGTGACAGCCAACCAGCTTTTGGCTAAAGAAGCTTTTGGCGCTAGATTAGATCAGCAACAACCTGTGGCCTTCCACGAACTTTTTTATCCACTTTTGCAAGCATACGACTCAGTGGCAATCAAAGCCGACATTGAGCTGGGTGGCACCGACCAGAGATTTAATATCCTGCAAGGTCGCGAGTTGCAACCCAAATACGGTCAACCAGCTCAAATGGCAATGCTATTGCCTTTGCTTGAAGGTACTGATGGCGTCAAAAAAATGTCCAAGAGCTACGGTAATTACATTGGACTCAAAGAAGCCCCCGGTGAAATCTTTGGCAAATGTATGCGCATACCTGACGAACTCATCCTCAAGTATTTTGAATTGACCACCACACTGAGTGGTAGCGAAGTCGACAAAATCGAAGCGGATCACCTCAAAGGCGGCAATCCCAAAGACGCCAAGCTCATACTGGCCAGACAAGTGGTCTTGCAGTATCACGGATTAGAAGCCGCTGATCAAGCTCTGAGCGATTGGCAAAAGGTACATTCCGAAGGACAAGTACCTACAGACATGCCATCGCATACAGTATCAGAAGAAACTCCAGTTTTTCGTATTTTAAGTGAGAGCAAACTGGTGGCATCAAACGGCGAAGGCAAAAGACTCTGCCAGGAAGGCGGCGTCAAACTGGACGGCAATCAAATCAAAGACCCCAACCAGGTAATCAAAGTAGAGCCCGGTCAAAGCATGGTACTACAAGTAGGCAGACGTAAGTTTGTCAAACTTGTTGGAGCATAA
- a CDS encoding serine/threonine protein kinase, whose product MNFSDQSGDNFTYQPGQVVDGLYQLVEVIGEGGMGLVFKAHHIMLDQVCALKILSSSAVTDEDLRRFETEVRALAKLEHPGIVRVFNMGRDRGRYPYYAMELLDGISLAQYLKKHRRMDVTCALEVFKQLAEALSRAHALNIVHRDIKPSNIMLLEDTASTNQTGKIKVKLVDFGIASLSGTDKFEKQSLTAPGVVLGTPLYMSPEQTRGQAVDKRADIYSLACSMFEALSGSPPYKGESSFATLMMHQSAAIPSLSERCPDLEIPADLDLTLQKMMAKEPSGRLQSMEQVAQSCDRLLHGKNARPESTGRFADRSESVSITPGEGPFWQRRKFVISLCALTIASLIIYSGLSFYGIHNTQRSAGHSYRENVFQTALPAGVTKARKPKRFFSKLLQENGTTYRVYEFPQDDVVCKLSVSGEHVQTCIGTIKIPESRKISLWMSGYGDEAMSELACFEGEPIWEVHISDVDVVKLGNLLSRFKELGILKIINSKVGDKEIAALEKISRLCNLSFEHCQLDESALIKSDLLNRIDTLCLGKGNQGAAIYKTLQNKSSFCASVSKGKR is encoded by the coding sequence TTGAATTTTTCAGATCAATCTGGCGATAATTTTACCTATCAACCCGGTCAGGTCGTTGATGGACTCTATCAGCTCGTGGAAGTTATTGGTGAAGGTGGTATGGGTCTTGTATTTAAGGCACATCACATCATGCTCGACCAGGTTTGCGCTCTTAAGATTCTGTCCAGTTCGGCTGTTACTGATGAAGATTTGCGTCGCTTTGAGACAGAAGTGCGTGCCCTGGCTAAGCTCGAACATCCAGGTATTGTGCGGGTTTTTAATATGGGACGGGACCGGGGTCGCTATCCCTATTACGCCATGGAGCTATTGGACGGCATAAGCCTGGCTCAGTATCTCAAAAAACATCGACGCATGGATGTGACTTGTGCACTGGAAGTCTTCAAACAGTTAGCCGAAGCCTTATCCAGAGCCCATGCTCTCAATATCGTGCACCGTGATATCAAGCCTTCAAACATCATGCTTTTAGAGGACACGGCTAGCACCAACCAGACTGGCAAGATCAAAGTCAAGCTAGTTGATTTTGGCATAGCTAGCTTGTCTGGCACTGATAAGTTTGAGAAACAATCGCTCACTGCACCAGGGGTGGTATTAGGTACGCCGTTATATATGAGCCCGGAGCAGACTCGCGGTCAAGCTGTAGACAAGCGTGCTGATATATACAGCCTGGCTTGCAGTATGTTTGAAGCTCTGTCCGGTAGTCCTCCTTATAAGGGTGAGTCCAGTTTTGCTACTTTGATGATGCATCAAAGTGCAGCGATACCGTCTTTATCCGAGCGTTGTCCTGATTTAGAGATCCCGGCGGATCTCGACTTGACTCTGCAAAAGATGATGGCAAAGGAGCCCTCTGGTCGTTTGCAATCTATGGAGCAAGTGGCTCAGTCTTGTGACCGTCTATTACACGGCAAAAATGCCAGACCCGAGAGCACCGGGCGTTTTGCTGACCGTAGTGAGAGCGTTAGTATTACCCCTGGCGAAGGACCATTCTGGCAGCGCCGCAAGTTTGTGATTAGTTTGTGTGCACTAACAATAGCCAGTCTAATTATTTATTCTGGTCTGTCTTTTTATGGCATACATAACACACAAAGGAGTGCTGGTCATAGTTACCGCGAAAATGTATTTCAAACAGCATTGCCTGCCGGTGTGACTAAGGCACGCAAGCCGAAGCGATTTTTTAGCAAACTTTTGCAAGAGAATGGTACTACCTATAGAGTCTATGAGTTTCCGCAGGATGACGTAGTCTGCAAATTGAGTGTCAGCGGCGAGCATGTCCAGACTTGCATTGGTACTATCAAAATCCCTGAATCCCGCAAAATCAGTCTCTGGATGAGTGGATATGGTGACGAGGCAATGTCAGAGCTTGCCTGCTTTGAAGGCGAACCTATCTGGGAAGTCCATATTAGCGATGTGGACGTAGTAAAGCTGGGCAATTTGTTGTCTCGCTTTAAAGAGCTTGGCATACTAAAAATAATCAACAGTAAAGTGGGTGACAAGGAGATTGCTGCACTAGAAAAAATATCCCGACTCTGCAATTTGTCCTTTGAACATTGTCAGCTAGACGAAAGTGCGCTCATAAAATCGGATTTGCTCAATCGGATTGACACTCTATGTCTCGGCAAAGGTAACCAGGGCGCTGCCATCTATAAGACCCTGCAAAACAAAAGCAGTTTTTGTGCCTCCGTCTCGAAAGGCAAAAGATAA